CGCGGTTGTTCCGTcttgttctgcttctcgggAGTTCTCATTCGTCtcggcaaagaagagacaagcgtCTTTGTATGCGTTTTCCACGTGTGCCGAGACCGTTCCGGACGCCTTCCCCCTCACCATGTGTAAACAACGCGGCACACTCGTGATGTCTGTTGGCTGGCCCCTCGGTGCAGCATCCTCACTGTCGGTTTCTGgcccttctccttttctcccttccagttttctttcttctccctctcttggTTCCGCGTCCCTTTCGTCCACTCTCCTGGCTGCTTCGCCGCCTTCACCTGCACGGCTGCGTTCCGCAGGAACGTCGTCTTGGCTGCCTCTGTGGCCACCACCGAGGAGAGCGAGTCTTCCGGCGGGGAGAAGTCGAATCCTGAAGCGCAGAGACGATGCCCGCAAAATTGCACTTCTCTGGACTGCAGTTAACCATCGGAagttggagagagagaccggcGAGGCACCAGCAGCGTCACTGGCTCTTTGCTGTCTCGGAAATTGGAAAGAGGGCAAATCAGACGAAGACGTCAAAGACGCTCGCAGGTTTTTGAGGACTTCCACATCGCCTGCTCGACGAGCGTCTGAAGCAGCGCATGCTCCTCCTTGGATGTGAGCTTTCCTCTccggtctcctctcgccgtctAGCCAGTTTTCTCCACTCCTGCTGgggtctcctctctccgggTCCGCGCACAGGCTggcctcctcttcgtttgcAAGTGTGTCGTCACCAGGCTTGTTTGGAAAAAGAGGGCGGAGACACggcggagaggcgagggaagCAAAGGGATCCCAAAACGGAAAACGAGACTGTTGAGATGAAGCCGAAGGCCACAAAATCCGCAAAGTCCAGTCTCCCAGTAGCCAACGTGGAAACATGCACCAGCCACCATCAGcagatggagaaggagaagacgaggaagaaggggaagaagcagaagcggagacagaagaagacgctgcaGAACAGGAGGACGACGATAGAGTAGAGGGAAACGAAAGGCGTCGGAATGCATTGACCCCCAAGGTTGGATGAGGCGCAGAcaagaagagcggagacgcCCATCGTGAAGGAAGACCTACGGACGTGATGAGACGGTTTCCCTGTCCCTGGTCTCTCTTCGACCTCAGCTTGGGAACACTCTTGGATTCTTGATTGGCGtcgcaggcgagaggaaaaggcagGGAGGAGTGGGGAGAACGGGCCGAGAAGACACGATTTGTGGAACAGAGAGATTCGCTCAGAAACCAAGCAGAagcaaaagacgaagagattCCAACTGCACGCAGTGCGGCTGGACGAGGagccgagagcgaagacacgGGAAGCGTCAACGACTGAAGAAATGCGGGGGATGCAGAAGaacagcgagacgaagaaggtgcCTGTTTTCGACGGAACTCACAGGAAGTGCAAGCGAACAATGGATAAAAGAACCATTGGTCTTTTTCTGGCTTTCCAGAGTCCCAAGAACGAGCACTCCGACGTGAGGGTGTGAAGCTTGAGAGTGGCGCTGCAGGATAGGCGAGCGCATGTGTGTCGACgaacgaaacagaagcgaCAAGGCAGAAGTGAAGGCACATGAACTGCGCCGAAAGGGGGAGAATGgaacgacagaaaaaagcatTCAGTGAACTGCTACGGAGGCCAGGTCTCCTCCTCCGAGTTGGTTCCTTCTGTGAGGAAAACATCTTCTCGTGTCCGTCGCGCCTTCAAATCCAAAAGAGGAAGTTGACGAGCCCTCAGGGGTATCGATTTTCTCTCCatcgtctcgttctctcagCGTCCGTGGATGTTTTTCTTGGTTCTTCCGGCGATGGCAGAAGAGCAAACGTGCAGTCTGCTGGCGAGAATCTAGAAGCAGGACCCCTGCGCGACGAGGTTCGCTTTCTGCCGCGATGAGTATTTGCCGCTGCCCGAAATTCGAGCATGACTTTGGCATTCCCTGATGgggaaagagcgaggaaagcaaagacaagCTGCCTTCAGCAAAGAGTAAGACGAGGGGGAAACCGGGTCGAAAATGCGGACGCGTGAAGGATACCACGAGTACAGTGTCGGAATGGAAAAACATCGAAGACGGATGCTTTGGAAGCagtgaagaagcaaacaggTTGCTTAGCAAGACAAGCTTTGCCGGGAGACGAAAGGGAGTGATACTTTTCAGAGGCAACGAATGAAGCATCGAGACCGTGtacgagacggagacacgacACACGGATCGAATTGTGTTGCTCGCGTCTTGCTGCGTGACAGAGAGATGCCCTCAGGTGAACCTTcacgaaaaaaagggagaaggcaTTAAACGAGATGCTTCTCCACCCAAACGACTAGAGTCGTTTTTTTATCCTTCGCTGTCGAACACGCAGAAAATGCGCGAGTGCAACTTCTAGACTCGAAAGGCATGCAGGGGAACGCCGTGGCGAAAATCTTCTTCTAGCGTAGGTGGGCTACGGAACAAGCCACCGGTACGTCTTGTGGCGAAGACAAGGTTTTTCACTGCCATGATCATTCCTTTGAATTAAACTCTTCTTGCACAGACCACGTGGATCTGGCGATATTTGATAAGGGGAAGTGGGCCTGAGGCGAGGGTAGGGCCGTGGTGATTTCATTTCGACGGAAAAGAGGGGACGACCGGCTGTCCACAGGCTTGTTGTTCGGTGATCCCAAGATTTTCTGCGTGATGGCAACGGAGCAGGCGTTTACCCCCAGCAGTTTCGAGTAAATTCAGGCGAGGCTACAGTGCCAGTTTGGACAATTATGTTTGGAGTCTTCATCGGCCGCTACGGAAACAGGGAGGTACAGACGGAGTTCTTCTGGGACCTCTCTCAGGAGGTCCAAGCCTGTCGAGTTACTTTTGGTGGGGTAAAGAAAATTCACTTACAGCTGAACTTTCCCCCGCCAACGCTTTCCAAACAAGTGATCTACTGGAGGTTCACCTGTCGTGAACACGGGCACCTGTGCTTGCAGTAGTACTATCGAGGCTTTGCTCATAAGGGGTTCCCAGGGTAACCTAAAAGCGTGGATTAGACAGGCAACTAGCCGCGAATACACAAGCATGCAAGAAAATGTGATCTATCCCAGCGTATTTAAAGGGATCTCCTTGAACGCAGACCTAGCGCCACTGGAAGTAGAAAGCAACATGTTTCACCCGTTCACATACCCCGAGGGAAGACCGATTTAGACACCGCCACAGTTCTCGTGGCCATGTGGAAATGCTTGCATCGTGGCTGCCTGCAGGACCGCGAAAAAATCTCACGGCGTTTTTACGAATGTGCACTTTTGAAGTTTGAACAAGTGGATACGCATGGCCCACACAGGAGAGTTTACTAGCAGAGAACAAGCCTTGAATAGTTAACAAAATCGGTGTACCTCTTTCGCTAGGAGACTATGTGCACGGCAACGGGCAGAAATGAAAATGGATTGCGGTGATGTACAAAGATGGCAAGACATTTGGAGAGACTACGAATGTTATTGTCGTTGTGCAGTGGGACAATATTTTCAGCGACAGAAAGCTACTACTCCGAAGTAATATAAATAGATAAGCGGAACTTGACAAGACTGTGGAAAGGTGTCACAATGCTCCAGGTTGACTGGTCGAAAGCGCCTGTTCATCATGATGTAGAATCATGTGTCAACATCGAAGACGTTCAGTCGCTCGCAGGCGTTTATCTCGTTAAGCAGTTCGAAGTCCATATCCATATGACTACCCATCTGTCCTTGGACACAGATGCACACGATGGACTCAGTACCCTTGGAATCAACAACCGGGTTTGCTCGCGCGTGTGatgctgtctcttccgtgTATTCACCATAGCAAAAAATACCGTAGCAGACCTGTGTTCACAAAAAGTTGCAAAGCAATCGAGAAGCCGAGATGTGCACAAGGGATCTGCTCCACTGACACAGTCAAACATTATCAGGCGCGTAGACTCTTATCTTAAACCGTAAACAGGTTGTAAACTACCACAAGTCGACCACGCTGCAGCACACTGACGCACAGGGATTTTCTGTCTGCGTTCCCCTCGTTTCTGAGGAGCATTGATCTgagtcgcttctctcggagtTGCATGCGCAGTTCCGTTGCGGGAATCACAACTCTGGCTTCAAAGGGGAGACTCCGTCCTCCAATTCACAATCTTGCGCCGGACAAGTAGTTGCGTCAGTGGTATGATGTCCCAAGAGTCTATCCCAGCATCCCACGGTGCGACGTGTTCCCTATTGGAGATAAAATTATGTGGCGGCTGCGCGCTGGTGATATCTCGACTCCTTCGATGATGTCCACGATGCTTGGTGACCGAAGAGGAATAACCATGATGTCGCAGGACACTGCAACTAGCACTTTAGCTGTCTTGATAGGTGGCGATATACAGCAACCTCGAAGAACACGGTTGTTTGTTTCTCGTAAACTGGAGCTCACGTTTCTACAAGGTTGATCTCTAGCTCCTTTTTTCCACGGTCGCTTGTCTCAGCTGCAGTGCAGAGACTGACGCACGCGCGTCGGGGGCACTTCATCTAGGACGCACAGCCGGTGCGCAGGGGCCCAaagcgttctctctccaccgtgACTGGAAAGTAATGTTCTGTTTGAACAAGGCTGAAACTCTGTTCATTGTTGCCAGTTTCTATGTCTGTGTCGACGGCTAGAAAGCGCGACGCTCGAGTGTCCGTAACACAACAAGGGGAAGAATTGTCTCGATGCATGAGGACATTCTCTGCATCGGCCTGACCATGGCAGTTACAGCAGTGaacagagaaacgggaaGTGAAGCAAACGACTCGTAACTTTCACCGAAAAACAAACCCGCAAAACAAAGACACGTCACGCTTCACTCGAAAACTGCACTGGCGTAGGACACGTGAACAGTGTCTGGATGGATCTCCGTCGGGAAAGACACTGTCCGAGATCCGCAAGGGCAACAAAGCGCAGGAAAACTGCAGAGATCTGACTGCGTAGGCTTTCCCTCTCATCTTTCTGCGCAGTGCAAGTCTCCTGAAAAGCGTGTTTCCATATCCCTCACCCCTTGCCCTATTGGAAACAATTTCGCTATTCAGCAGCACCTCCACCAGAACTCGCTTTTTGTGgagcctctctcttccgatAGAGAAGAAACGGGGGACTACACACTTCGTTATTCTCACTTGCTTTCTCCCTTCGCATACCAAATTCCCCCAGTTCGTTTCCCCCCTCCACCATAACTCCATACCCGTCTGGCTTTCCTTGCTTCATTTAGATGTGAACAACATGTTCCACGTACACTTTTGTGGACGTCTTGCACCTCCACGTGTCACTGCGGAACGTCACGCTGCTCCATACGCGGATTTGTATTCTTCAAATCCTTTTTTATCACAAATCACCTCCATCTCGTCCGCTAGACTGTCACCCATCGCTTGACGCGCGCATCCTTTTCACAGCCTGCCGCTCTCTTTCGGAGACGGAGGCGGGAGGCCCGACGGACCCACCCTGattgttctctctctttcctcttcttcctctcgcgaaATAGCAGTCCCTTCAGTAGTGGCCTTCGCCTCATCCTGTCGTCCATCCAGAGAGTCGTTCTCCTGCAGCAAGGCTTGGCGTCCATCGTCTTCCTCACGGGGACTGTTCTTCGTGGATGTGTCACGCTTTGAGAGACGCTTTGCGAGAATCCACCTGCGAAAGCAAAAGTCGAAGTTCACTTTTTTGAAGCATCGACAGGagcatgtgtgtgtaggtACCCGCGAAAGACTTTAAACGCGAGTATGCGTACGGCTCACGAAAACGAACTGTAGATGCATTAGTGATCGCCCACGGCTCAGCTGTGAAGAAACGTGGCACAGTCGCGCGCGGATACGGAAGTGTCGAACCAACTAACGTCTTCATGTAAATTtggtgtgtgtctcttcccaAAAGAGGCATACTCTGAAGGAATGGCGATGATCCACTGAAGAAGCCAGGCGAGGAAaatgacgaagaagagggtggCCGCAACGAGGGTGAACGCGATCCCAAGACAGGATCCCTTCGGCAGGCAGCTACCCTAGAAAAGACATAGCCACAAAAGCAAGGCGAAAAAGTGACGTTCGAGGACGGCCTCAAAAGCGGATTCGACCCAATCGTTTTCTGCCttgaaaaacagaaacagggTCTGGTAACACACACTCGATGTGTGTTGCACATCTCAAGACGCCTCTCGAATCTACCTGCTTTCGGAAGGGCACACAACCATCCAAAACTGTCTAGCTTACGAAAACATTTTCTTTATTACAATCGATCCCCCTTCCTTACCGCAAATTCGCAAGAGCATTGCTCAGGTCCAGCCACGCCGGTCGCGCCAGTGTTCGGCGCTTCTTTCTGAGTCATCTAAACAACGCAAAAAGAAATctaaaaaaacagacagtgAAAGATGTGGGATCGCACCACCCTGCAGAATGCATGTAGCATGTCACATAACGCCGTCAACCAATAATACGCGACCTAAATAAGACCGGGTTGTCGTTAAAAACATTGCGAAAAAGCTGCAGTTCCGACCGCATGTCGTGATCCGCAAGTTTTCTATTGAAAGACATCACAGGAAACACGCCAAAGAAATAGGAAACCGATACATCCATTCTGCAAATCAAAGCATAATCTGAGGCGCGCGCGTTTGCCATGTAAGTGCGTAAACAAGTCGAACGAAAAAGGTACCTGCAAAGCAGAGACGGCAGCGCGCTCCTCCTCGATGTCGGCTTCCTCCTGTTCGCTTTCGTCCGACAAGGTGTTCTCATGTTCGTTGCCGGTGGTGGCCTCCAGGTAGCTGCCGTCTGCCTCATGCGGTTCTGCACGGAATCAAGCAACGCGAAAAGCGGATGTTTGCCATGCTCCGTGTGAAGCAGAAACGATTCCCGGTCTTCTGAACTGACCACAGGGAAGCCAGCGAACGTGGACGGGGGAGTTCAGAAGCATACAAACGGGAGATGGAACTGTACTTTTCATGAGGAGACACTGATGCGGACGAAGCCAGTGCTTGACCAAGCTTTTGAGGCCCTGCATGTTTGTTATGAAAAGGAAAGggtggagacaggcaagTCGACACAAGTCTGTCATTTGACAGTAACTTGAATCGGCTATTTCTCTTTTGCTAGGAGGACAAGGTCCAGAAGGTAAGTCCCGACTTGAATCGACGTCACACACTCCAGAAACAGGGCTTCCCTGTCCCGCTGCGTAGACGGGTAGTTGAAGTCCTGGCTCCCAACGAATCTACGATGTAAAAGACCTTCTATTCGTCTTCAGGTGAAAAGGAGCCCTCAGCatcgcgtttccttccccgTATACCTCGGAGAAGCCGTTGCAGAGCCCTCCTCACAAGACATGTCGCTGATCCTACACGAACCACGCATGTCGAGTTCCTTCCAGACACCTACCGACTTGCGCAGGCACCGGAGACGGGCCTCGCAGGTGAAGGACAGCACGAAggggagacgcggaaggaTCTGAGTCGAGAGAGGGTGTGTCGGCTGAGCAGAGAAGGCCTGGAGAAAACCACAAAATAAAAACACGAGAAAGCCTGTCGAGTCTCGTCGGCCGATCTCGCCAACTGACGCCGACGGTACGGAACTCGAAGACAAATTCAGAAAGCCATTTCGATGACAAAGAAAGACGACCACACTTGTTCCACGCTTGGTGCACCGTTAACGGTAACCGAGTGCGTGACGCCAGTGGAAAACAGGGTGCCGTGGATGACCGATACGGAAATCCGTGAAAATGAAGGAAGCGCTGCTGGTCGCATTTAGACGCAGCCGACGAGAGAAGATCGGACAGTGGATAAGAGAGGTCGAGACAACAGCAGCACGGCGAACCGGGCTACAAAAAGAGCGTTTCTGGAGAACTCGGACTAAGAAAAGCACTGACCCAAACACCCCTGGCGAAGGACACACACAGCAtacggaaaaaagaaggaacagaaagaaacacaaaaatcCATGCTGAAAGACATCATCGTGGTGCCACCAGCACGCAGTATAAAGACGAACAAAGGCACCGAAATCACGGAATAACAACCAGAACCCTCGAAAGTGATAAATGGACGAACATCTAAACCCCCAACATCGATTATagaggaaggaacaggaagagaaatcaACGTGGAAACTAGACCCACAAGACAGATGAAACAACACACACGTCGAAGGATATCTATCAGGAACCCCGTGAAATATAGCCAAGAGGTTGTGCTGGTGAGTTTAAATCCGAAAAAGGACAGAACATCGCGGAGTCCTGTTCGGTTCCGTGCAAGCCATCCTTGCCCCTAAAAATCCTTCTAACTGATGTGTCCGCCGGTATCCTCCAAGGCATAGAAGTACACATACAAGAAAAATGCCTTGCATTCCGTCGTCTATGCAAACTGCGGTGAGAAGTTTCGTCTGCTCTAAATACTGACTAGTGGATTTATTCGTATCTCAGTTTCACAGAACGTCAGGGCGGGTACCGAACCAAGAATCTAGGGACTAGATTTGAAAAAAAAACCGAGAAGCTGGGTTCTGGGGGccagagaaactcgagaaatCGTGGCTTACCGCCAGCGAGGAGGCCAAGGAAGAAAAGTACCTTCATTTTTACCGAAAAACAATGTGAAAAACGGTTAGGCAAGCAATAAATGGGAGCCTCGGCATGTCAAGGTCACGCACAGATGCCGGGCGGCCTTATGTCGGGACGGCCGCAACCCAAGAACTTTTAACCGCGCCAAAAAAACAGGGCTAAACAGCGTCTACGGGGGACAATCAAACAAGAAAGtcagcgagggagaaaacgcaggaggGACGTGGAAGTCACTAGAATCGACAGAATATCGGCGAGGCCGTCCTACGAGTCCAGTCTTCTTGTCTCGGTTTCAACGGAGACGACGGGACCGAAagaccgaagaagaggatacttgtgccttcttctcggctctcTAAAGTTCTGATGTGCTATCAAAGCCCGTGAAACTTGCTGTTATGATAAAGAACCAGCACAACACGCTGCCCTTTCCGTGCATCCGTGCTGTGTGCTGTTCACTGGCTGAGATCAGGAGCCTCGCTCTGTACACCGTCTCGGGATGAATCGAAGTCGGGACCGAGCGACCAGCTGGAAACGGAGTTTGTGCAACGGCACACGGGGAAGAAACCAAAGTCAACTTTTTCGCCAGCAAACCCAGAGCAGCAACCTCCTTGTGCTGATCTGCATGCTTAGGGATGAAACAAGGAAAACGTATTAAATACGACAGGGTCAGAAAATGTGGGTTCGAGGGACTATCCCAATGTCCAACAAGCGGTAGCGACGTGCGTTTCAGCGCCTCGATGCGCTTCTGTCCTGGGACTCATTACTCGCATGTAAGCCGGAACTCTTTGTGGTCGCCGCCAAGCTCTCTTCAAAAGCTGCGCATTGTCTGGAGCCACGCAGCTGAAGGGAAAAAAGGAGGGTCAGGCACAGCGCTAACGCCCTTGCCATGAGAAACGTTGATTTTTGCAGCCGCTAGAGGATTAAAAGTCAACCTCGTCGATTCGAGACGGCAAGCACCTCTCCCAGATCCAGAAGTTGAGCCTCAAAAAGTCTCCGCAACTAGCTGAGAATGCATCGACGTCGCCGGTGACCAAGGCCTTGAGCCTGGTGTGTACAGAGAacgtgtttctctctttcgtcctgTTTCCAAAGAACGCAGAGTGTTTCTTTGTGTGTTGCCGAAAGGAACTGCCCGTAAAATTTCACGAAAAGTGGACTGGGAACGAACGCCGCGCGTACTCACCGGACAGTCTTTCGCTAACGACAGAGAACGTGGTCGAAGAGTTTGGTTTGTGTTTGTGATTTCCATGGGCTCCTTTTATCCTCGATATGCTCTCGTGAGTTCTCGTGAAGGATGTAGAAGTCCTCTGCGACCGAGTTGTGTAGGCCCGTTCATATTGTCTACGAGTGCAGTCTTCCATCAGTGTAGTGTATTTTCCGTGGAATCGGACGAGATATTTCTGTTGCTCTACCCTGCCTTTGTCCGTGTCACTAATAGATTGCCAGTGAATAATTCCCTTACTCACAACCTCCGACGTGCCATCAGGACAACTCTCGTAACTGGGCTGAGAAAGCGTAGACACGCCACCAGGAGCCGGTGGCCTTGCAAGTCTGTTTTTGCATTTTCACAAAGGAATGCCTTCAGCTTGACTATGCTGGAGTGTTGTGAAGAGAGCAATTCTGCTGAGTCATAAGTAACGGATCCAGGAGGAATGTGCGGagaactgaagaagagaaacggaacgTTCACACGCTTCCGTGAACGTAGACTCCGATGTCTGTGGCTGTTCTTTCTGCATTCTTGAGGACTTTCTGGCTTTCCCCGTTTTTCTTGTACGTCTCTATCCCCTCGGAACCTTCCCGGTTCTCATCTGTACTAGATTCCACAGTTTTATGCGGAGCGACTCGTTTCGTCTACCGTTGCCCTTCCGTGCTTCCTTGCGCCGGTGGCTCTTCATCGTGGCCTGGCAGCAGTTTATCGTCGTCTGGCTCTTCTCGTTGTGCCTTTTTCACTGGACAATCGCCTCGCTTCCTTTACTCTTCTGATGGAAATCCAGTTTCTGACACATGCGTGCTGACGAGCTCATAAGGGGCTCCGTAGGCAAAAGGGTTCCGCACCAGCATGCGGACAATCCAAATATATTTGGTTCGTGTTTTTTATCGACCACGCTTCCTGAGGTTCACACTCAAGTCATCATACGGTGACGATGTTTAGGAAGTTCAAGGAGCCACTTTCTTTCTGCAACCGATCGTCTTATTTCTTTCCTGCGTGTGCGCAGCGGCCGCCTATTTGGGTGAACTTCCGGGATTGGGAtgactttgttttttcatAACCGCGAGAGACTTCCGCGAAACGCGAACGAAACGATGATCTGTGAGGACGGCGTGATTCGAGGGCAGAGCGTCACCGCGCGGCTTCTGAGGTGAACCTGCAGGGGGCGACAGGCTTGTTTGACCACAGAGCCTTTCTAAAGAACGGCAGCAATGTACGACATCCGGAAAAGTTTGTTTCCGGGTGCGCCGACCAGTCCTGGCGCACCGCGTGGATCTGTCACCGCCAAGGTCAGggctgagagaagagattcTCATCGGAGAGCctcagcagaagaaaaagtggTTGAGGCAAAGGAGCCTGCCAGACGGCTCTCAACCGGCGTGTCAGCGGCAGTGTCGCGGTCAGACTCCATCGCGGAAGAAGATCGTGGCAGCATTCTTGCCGCAAAGGGTCTTGCGAACGAAACGGATTTCTCTGATGCActccttgctctctccaATGAGGTACGTGTCACGAACCAGCAAAAAGAGGACACTGAAAAATCTCTGACCGGTCTTCCAGCAGAAACGGTCAAAATGCATCGTGCTCCCGGGGGGATGATCCGGAACACGAACGGGGAAAAGTCTCTCCGGATTCCAAATCCTCGATCCGTGACTGGCTCTTGGCTTGTCAGTGGTCTGCGCGGTTGCAGACGCGGAACGCCTTGATTGGATCGCTTGCGAGAATGAAACGGCATTAGGGGGCGTCTCGTTTCAGAGAGGAAGTGGCGTTTCGAAGTCTCGTAAAACATGTAGTCTATCGCCGCCTCGTAGCCCTCATTAAGAGAGACGGAGTCTTCTGTGTGTTGGGTTTTTAGTCAAACACGATGGACTTGGAACTTGGGGAACTGGTGCGGAGGTTCCAACTGATGGTAACAGACAACAGGTATGGACGCGAGAGTATCGAGTTCTCACGAAGAAtacttcgttttccttctcttaTTGCCATCTGGAGTTGACAAGAAGGAATCTCGGCCTAACGTCCCGAGAATGCTGCACTGTGCATACGAGAATGCGACAGCTACGCCGCTTCGTAGCAGCAAAAGGAATCTCGTTGCGTTCAAATACCATCTCAGAGGTGGTACATTGTTTCCACCACTTTGCTGTCATTTTAACGCATAGTCTGGACCCCATCATCGTGTGTCGTACCACAACAGGTATTTACGGCTTGACTGCCATAATGGTTTGTCTCCTATTTGCCCGCTTCACTTAGAGTGTCTGGTTCCCTTCTCGTGGTCACGTTGTTGTTTGGTCGTAGAAAATTGTGGTTTTGTCAGTGTGTCATTTTTCGATGTTCTGCGTGCCTCCCATGTGCTGGTGTTCGTCTCAGTCGTGCCATCGCTGTACTGGAGGGTCACATCAGTGCGCTCGCGCCTATCGGTGATGACGAGAGCAAGGAATAAGCACaagggaaaggcgaagagcaggcgaagcgagTTGGTTGGCAGCACTGACTTACTTTTCTAGGCCTTCTGAGGCAATGTCTTCATCAACTGAAGAAACTTACGCCTGGGCATCAAACTTCGGGACGTGTGAGAAGCAGTTACATTCGTAAGCAAAGATTGCGTTTAACAGATGCAATCGACTGAAGCAGCTCCATTCATAGTTATGCAGAACAAACAAAGAGCTTGGTGCAGACTTGAGATTAAGTTCCTTCCCCCGCAACGAAACCCCCGAACAACTCCGGGTGAAGTTGGAAGGCGGAGTCTTACGGCCCGCATTCAGAAAACTCAGGTGCGGCACGTGTCTCGAAACGGAGGGTGGAAAGCTCGGTGTTTAGCGGCTACCAATAGAATGTGATTTCTACGCTAGTCGCTCTTTTGAGCTGCGCACCTTTCTGTAGTGGTTCGACGGGTACTTCGCTTTCAGAAAAATCATACATTTGCAACGGCGCTTGGTTGAAGCACACTGCTGTAAGTCGTTCGACTATCAGCAACAGAATTCCAATTCCGATGCTTTTTCTGT
This Toxoplasma gondii ME49 chromosome VIII, whole genome shotgun sequence DNA region includes the following protein-coding sequences:
- a CDS encoding hypothetical protein (encoded by transcript TGME49_273330), with protein sequence MFSSQKEPTRRRRPGLRSSSLNAFFCRSILPLSAQFMCLHFCLVASVSFVDTHALAYPAAPLSSFTPSRRSARSWDSGKPEKDQWFFYPLFACTSCEFRRKQAPSSSRCSSASPAFLQSLTLPVSSLSAPRPAALRAVGISSSFASAWFLSESLCSTNRVFSARSPHSSLPFPLACDANQESKSVPKLRSKRDQGQGNRLITSVGLPSRWASPLFLSAPHPTLGVNAFRRLSFPSTLSSSSCSAASSSVSASASSPSSSSSPSPSADGGWCMFPRWLLGDWTLRILWPSASSQQSRFPFWDPFASLASPPCLRPLFPNKPGDDTLANEEEASLCADPERGDPSRSGENWLDGERRPERKAHIQGGACAASDARRAGDVEVLKNLRASLTSSSDLPSFQFPRQQRASDAAGASPVSLSNFRWLTAVQRSAILRASSLRFRIRLLPAGRLALLGGGHRGSQDDVPAERSRAGEGGEAARRVDERDAEPREGEERKLEGRKGEGPETDSEDAAPRGQPTDITSVPRCLHMVRGKASGTVSAHVENAYKDACLFFAETNENSREAEQDGTTAANPGLCLEPLYWRYTPATRRLVVELALLPHLLVLRFSCGITWGNALSSADIARACRASVSTARTIFASRVPHGFARLIDEEAKTRKEREEASSERPAPESLDERESLLLAAALAGGVRGRGIVSVRSLLCDEGRDGKKVERQDAPERFQDAEDVGAVFATSPGSERGDTQGREQEGARFHRGMLTLEMLRACAPSKRAPPRWSVASIPLGEAYIQLKKPVSGSAIVRSRLSLLPRRGVLRLRTGAERHAFLQEFRLLQQVQKSFLERQVKQNSPEAAVRESARRLGDTNGERERSERTQEGQKNESSGPGLTERISEVERDREAWWQHKSGRRVQALGEKAGEIQETKGYEHGRHDTAAKACEAVHHQELPEEAVGGLIRTGTEENIGNAVESTTSERELQRLFEERAQSFGSLLRSRGKKRRTRRPAPRECVIPVVALAINAKIIGWTLPLPSLASASCGSLHITEKGKRRENPEGTRCVEDSEAKKAIAAAQLHWRVCRRLSRPDYKVEHVVYVPSSRLVNFVVKRDKEEHQSS
- a CDS encoding hypothetical protein (encoded by transcript TGME49_273320~Signal peptide predicted by SignalP 2.0 HMM (probability 0.999) with cleavage site probability 0.727 at residue 18~Predicted trans-membrane domain (TMHMM2.0):130-153) translates to MKVLFFLGLLAGGLLCSADTPSLDSDPSASPLRAVLHLRGPSPVPAQVEPHEADGSYLEATTGNEHENTLSDESEQEEADIEEERAAVSALQMTQKEAPNTGATGVAGPEQCSCEFAGSCLPKGSCLGIAFTLVAATLFFVIFLAWLLQWIIAIPSEWILAKRLSKRDTSTKNSPREEDDGRQALLQENDSLDGRQDEAKATTEGTAISREEEEERERTIRVGPSGLPPPSPKESGRL
- a CDS encoding hypothetical protein (encoded by transcript TGME49_273310); protein product: MYDIRKSLFPGAPTSPGAPRGSVTAKVRAERRDSHRRASAEEKVVEAKEPARRLSTGVSAAVSRSDSIAEEDRGSILAAKGLANETDFSDALLALSNESNTMDLELGELVRRFQLMVTDNSRAIAVLEGHISALAPIGDDESKE